A stretch of the Stegostoma tigrinum isolate sSteTig4 chromosome 34, sSteTig4.hap1, whole genome shotgun sequence genome encodes the following:
- the LOC125446436 gene encoding zinc finger protein 271-like produces the protein MTTKLLQPLLTQRHSMEFKPFKCVVCAKSFVTSTRLLAHQMIHTGEKPFRCEVCEKAFTSSSQLLRHQRIHTGQKPFTCEVCDKSFSILSNLRVHQRIHTGEKPFNCMVCDKSFLDLSNLRKHQRIHTGEKPFTCEVCDKSFSSSSHLHGHKRIHTGEKLFTCEVCEKSFSDSSSLRRHQRTHTGEKPFVCKVCDKSFSDSSNLRGHQRVHTGEKPFTCEVCDKLFSTLSQLLVHHRVHTGEKPFRCEVCDRTFSRSSNLLVHQRLHTGKKPFKCEVCDKLFSTSSLLLVHHRIHTGEKPFTCEVCDKSFSESSNLRVHLRIHTGEKPYRCNVCGKSFSTSSTLHVHQRIHTGEKPFTCEVCDKSFSRSSNLLLHWRIHTRE, from the coding sequence ATGACAACCAAGTTGTTACAACCACTATTAACACAAAGACATTCCATGGAATTCAAGCCATTCAAGTGTGTGGTTTGTGCTAAATCTTTTGTGACTTCTACAAGGCTCCTGGCACACCAAAtgattcacacaggggagaaacccttCAGGTGTGAGGTTTGTGAGAAGGCTTTCACCTCTTCTTCCCAACTGCTGAGGCACCAGAGAATTCACACAGGGCAGAAACCATTCACGTGCGAGGTGTGTGATAAATCTTTCTCGATCTTATCAAACCTACGTgtacaccaacgcattcacacaggagagaaaccattcaactgtatggtgtgtgacaaatcattcttaGACTTATCGAACCTCCGTAAACACCAACGCATTCATacaggggagaagccattcacatgTGAGGtctgtgacaaatcattctcatcATCATCACACCTCCATGGACACAAACGtatccacacaggggagaaactgttcacatGTGAGGTGTGTGAGAAATCATTCTCGGATTCATCGAGTCTGCGCAGGCACCAACGCACtcacacaggggagaagccattcgTGTGcaaggtgtgtgacaaatcattctcagacTCATCAAACCTCCGTGGACATCAACGCGTTCACACAGGTGAGAAACCATTCACGTGTGAAGTATGTGACAAATTGTTCTCAACACTATCACAGCTGCTTGTCCATCATcgtgttcacactggggagaagccattcaggTGTGAGGTGTGCGACAGAACTTTCTCAAGGTCATCAAATCTCCTGGTCCACCAGAGGCTGCACACAGGGAAGAAACCATTCAAGTGCGAGGTGTGCGATAAATTATTCTCAACATCGTCGCTCCTCCTTGTGCACCAccgcattcacacaggggagaaaccattcacatgtgaggtgtgtgacaaatcattctcagagTCATCAAACCTCCGTGTACACCTTCGCATTCACACGGGGGAGAAGCCATATAGGTGCAATGTGTGTGGCAAATCATTCTCAACGTCATCGACCCTCCATGTccaccaacgcattcacacaggggagaaaccattcacatgcgaggtgtgtgacaaatcattctcaagGTCATCAAATCTCCTGCTTCATTGGAGAATCCACACAAGAGAGTAA